The genomic DNA CATAGCGACACTACAATATGAGGTTGACGATTTTCGATAACAACAGATCGACGACAAACAGAAAAACCGACAAGATGAGCGAAAACGCTAAAACGATGACCGTCGAACTTTTTAATTCGTTCCAAGACGGCCAAGAGACTTTTTTCATCTCGAAGATGACTCCGTCGATAAATTCTCTGATCTTATTAAACATACTCTATTCCCCCTTGTGAGGTGACATAAGCAATTCGGCCCAAAATTCGATTGCAGGTGAGGCAGGAATTGAACCCGCAACCCCCGGTTT from Candidatus Marinimicrobia bacterium CG08_land_8_20_14_0_20_45_22 includes the following:
- the secE gene encoding preprotein translocase subunit SecE codes for the protein MFNKIREFIDGVIFEMKKVSWPSWNELKSSTVIVLAFSLILSVFLFVVDLLLSKIVNLIL